The genomic window GACTGGCTCACCCACACCGACCGCTGCGTGGACCTGCCCAAGATGCGCGAGGGCGGCATGTCCGCCGCTGTCTTCATCGCCTATGTCGCCCAGGGCCCCCGCGACCATGTGGGCCACGCGGCCGCCGCCGCCCGCGCCGAGGCCATGCTGCGCCACATCCGCGACCGCGCGGACGGCACCACGGCCCGCTTCTGCGCCACCCCGGACGAGGTGGAGGCGGCCTTCGCCGCTGGCGTGCCCGCCGTGCTCTCGGCCGTCGAGAACGGCTACGCCATGGGGCATGACCTGGGCCGCATCGCGCTGTGGCGGCGCCTGGGCGCCATCTACCTGACGCTGACCCATGACGGGCACAACGCGCTCTCCGACAGCGCCCGCCCCCGCAAGAATCTGGGCGATGCGGAGGAGGAGCATGGCGGGCTGACCGCACTCGGCCGCGCCGCCATCGCGGAGATGAACCGCGTCGGGCTGATGCTGGACTGCTCGCACGTGTCGAAGGCCGGCATGATGCAGGCTTGCGAGATCTCCCGCGTGCCCGTCGCCGTCACCCACACCGCCTGCGCGGCCCTGAACGCCCACCCCCGCAACCTGGATGACGAGCAGCTGGACGCCATCCGCGCCTGCGGGGGCGTGGCGCAGATCACGGCCGTGGCCTCCTTCCTGAGACCCGCGCCCCCCAACGGCGCCGCCCAGGCCACCGTGGCGGACCTGGTGGACCATGTGGAACATGCGGTGCGGCGCATCGGCCTCGACCATGTCGGCATCTCCTCCGATTTCGACGGGGGCGGCGGTGTGCAGGGCTGGATGCATGCGGGGGAAAGTGCCGCCATCACCGCCGAACTGGCCCGGCGCGGCTATGGCCCGCGCGAGATCGGGCTGCTCTGGTCGGGCAATTTCCTGCGGGTCTGGCGCCAGGTTCTTCGCCACGTGACATGAGCGCAACGTCTTGC from Roseococcus microcysteis includes these protein-coding regions:
- a CDS encoding dipeptidase, yielding MNTNNPLILDTHIDIRWPEPPDWLTHTDRCVDLPKMREGGMSAAVFIAYVAQGPRDHVGHAAAAARAEAMLRHIRDRADGTTARFCATPDEVEAAFAAGVPAVLSAVENGYAMGHDLGRIALWRRLGAIYLTLTHDGHNALSDSARPRKNLGDAEEEHGGLTALGRAAIAEMNRVGLMLDCSHVSKAGMMQACEISRVPVAVTHTACAALNAHPRNLDDEQLDAIRACGGVAQITAVASFLRPAPPNGAAQATVADLVDHVEHAVRRIGLDHVGISSDFDGGGGVQGWMHAGESAAITAELARRGYGPREIGLLWSGNFLRVWRQVLRHVT